Part of the Pyrobaculum calidifontis JCM 11548 genome, AAGCCCAGTGGAGGACTATGTAAATTGGCCCCAGGCCAGCGTAAGAGAGTTTTAGTAGAGCGGGGGATTCACGGGTTGAATTTGAACAAGCGGCAGGGGGTCCTAGCATATGTGGAAAATGGCTACTTGTTTGTACCCCTGGCGCATCTACACGGCTCTGCCCCAGGAGAAGTAAGGTCATGGGATGCGGCACGAGGAGTCCCATAGCCCTGATATGAGGCCCAAGTTTACTCCACATGAATATCTGCGGAGCAGTAACGCCCTACAGAGCGCTCGGCCAGCAACCACGCTCGTAACTTATGAGAAACCCCAGCGCAAGCCCGGCGCGGCGGGGTCAGATCTTTATCTCCACGTTGTCCAAGGGCAGGCGGTCTCCGTATATACGCCTCACGTTCTCCACGGAGATCTTGTACAAATCATCCACCGAGAGAACGCCGCGTTGTACATACTGCCTAAGCTTCGACACGAGAGTCCACGGGGGGATCACGGCGCCAGGCCTCGACCTATCGTCAATGTAGTCGCTCTCCACCACAAAGACGGGGCCAGCCCTCAGCGCCTCCTCAAACTCGCCCCTCCTCCCCAAGGGGACAGAAGGGGAGAGGCCCCTAGACCACGCATAGCCCGCCAAGGCCCCCTCGATGTGGTGCATGACTACCCGCTCCGGCCTCGTCCCCGCCCTCTTGACCAGCTCAGCCACCGAGGCCACAGTCGCCGCGCCACTACGCTCCAAGTGTAGGTGAACAACCGCGCCCACGTCCCGCGCCCGCTCCAACACATAGAGGAGGACCCTGTTACACAGCTCCACGACCCCCCTCTCCACAGGCCAGTGAGGCCGCCCAAACTCCCCCAGCCCAACCGCCCTCCCCTCTTCCACATACCTCGCCGCCAGGTCCACAGCCCACCGCATAAACTCCTCCACCTCCCCCGCCCCCCACCCAGCCTCCAAAAGCCTCACACACTCCGCCGGGTGGACCCCCACAACAGCCCCAGAAACAAGCCCAGCCCCCCTAGCCACCCCCACATTCCCCACCGTGTGGTCGTACAGTCTAGCAACCCAATCCCTATCCCCAGGCCGCCCCCCAATAGACCAAGTCAACAAAGACACAAACACAATGCCAATCCCACCAGCCGCCTTAAACCGCCTAACCACCTCCACAGCCCCAAGCCCCGCCACCTCATTCGCATGAGCATGGTTATCAAAGACCACGGAAAGAAAGACCCCCAATAAAAAAGATCTGGTGCACCCCCCTTTCTATACTAAATTAAAACGTTAAATACATGTCAAGGTTTATCCACGAGAAAGGTACAAGACGCATTTGACATGCTCAAGGTAGTAAAGAAATACGAAACATACATGACAGTCGTGAAATTCGCCAAGCTAGCCATAGCTGGAGCCCTAATAGTACTTGCATTAACAGGTGTATTACCATTAAACGACGGTAATACAAAATTCGAGAAACTCTAAAACCGTACACTTTCAGCGCAATACTTCTCTAATTTTTCCAGCTCTTCAGAAGAGCCAATATTCACAATAACTAAGAAGTCAACATAATCTTGAAATGCATAGAGGATGTAAAAATAGTCATAAATCTCATCTTCGCTGAGGTTGAGGAGACCGCTTACCACTAGGTACCTCACATTAGGTAGTTCTCTCCGTTCCAGTCTATTCCATAACTCGAAGAATGTGTGAAATGTTGATACAACTACTTCTTGGTCGCTTTTAATTTCTAGACCCCTGTACGAGGTCCACGGACCTATCTGTAGGAAAATAGCCTCATCTTTGATATTTGATAGAATCTTCACCACTTTTTTCACACTAGGTGCTCCTAAACAAATCGTGCTTTTTAGAGGGACCTCAACTCCAAGCTTGTCGTCTATGATGATTTCCTGGTGTCCGCGGGTGCCAGCCATTGTTATGTATATTATCCCCTCACCTTCTACTATGTCAAATATGTAGCGGGGGCCAGGGGGTCTCTTCCGGGACTTCTCCAGCTGGAAATAGCGGATTAAATGTCCTACGCTGTTTATCTTATACCACACGTGGACTACGTGGTCCGCTATGTAGTGTAAGTTTCGGGGCTCCTCCTCAGCCACGAGGATGACCGGCCGGTCCCTCGAGATTTGGTAGAAGACAGAGTGGGCCAGCTTCTCCAGCGAGGGAATAGAGGAGGCCAGGCCGTTCACTGAGTCGACGACCACGGCGTCGTACTCGTGGGCGTGTTCCAGCACATACTTGGCAATGTCCTCCCTAAAGGCCCTGGGGAAGTCCAAGAAGGCGAACTTTTCCGGGCTGGCCCCCACCCGCTTCGCCGCGAGGGTTAGAAAGTTGGGCCCCTCAGTCGTGGATATCCACATCACCCTGTTGCCCACAGTGTCGGCAAGTCTCATCGCTATGGAGGTCTTCCCGGCACCGGGAGGGCCGTAGATAAGGGTAAGCCCTTCGCGCACCACCTCAGCCAGCTCGCTCACGCCCCTTCTCTCCTCTCGCTTTTTATTCTTTTTGGTGTAGCACGGTGGGTGTAACGCCTCAGCCCGAGGATGCTACTAGTATTCGCGTTGTATCAAGCCTAACAGCTCTAGGTCAACGTTGGCGAGCCTGATGTAGGGCTTGCCTTTGTTGTGTCTCACTTTCACTTTCCTCTCTACGCCCCTTTCGCCGTATATGGCGTTTATGGCCCTGGCGATGACTTCAGCGGCCTTGCTTACAATCATTACCCAACAGTCACCGTATATCCTGCCCGCCGCCCTTCACCTCTCCTTTGTCCTTACGGCGAAGTGGGACATACTCAGCATAGAAAGTGCACGCATACATCTCGTCGACGGCTCCATGCCGAGCATGCCTCCGCCGCTTGAGGTAGCTCTATGCTTACACCACGCGCCTTTCCCAAGATGAACTCCGTCAGCTTGTTGAGGTAGTGAACGAATTTTACAAAGTTGTACTGTAGGGAGTCCTCCACGACCACTTTCACATCAGGCATCTTCCAGAGCTTGGCCGATGCGATGTAGCGCTGGGGGTCCTCCAACTTTAGGCCAAGGAAGTCGTAGACAAACTTGGCGTAGGCATTTTCGCTATACGACCCGTCGGACTTGAGGCCGCCGAGGGCGATCTCTCTTACGTGCTCTGGGTGCTCTGCTATAACTCTCCTATGCAGAAGCCTTATCTCGGCATGGTACAGCTCCAAAGCCTAGACGTGAGCTTGTTAAGAGTAATCCTCAAAGAAGTTCTGTAAATCGCCGAGGGCAATCTCCAGCCTTGAAGTCTGGACAAAGACCGGCACCGTCAAAGCCAGCTCGACGACCGGCCTTTGCGGCGCTTACGCAGATAACAAATGCGGTAAAGCACGTAGTAAGGTACGCCAGATAGTTAACTGTATACAAGTATCAAATTCTCAGGTTATGGCAAGATTTTTAAGGCGTTGTAGTAATATCATTGTGTCGCAGGTCACCGCGCTTTTACTTATTCTAGGAATCATAGTGCTCCTTGTCGGCGTTGTTCTTGTAGGCTGGGGGCATGGGCTTGATTGGGTACTAGGTCTCCCATTTATCATCTTGGGTCTCTACGCCGTATACACCGCGGGTAGCACTTCATGTAAGCCCTAGCGACGTGTTAAAAGCTCTTTTCAACTCTCACTTTGTCTGCGACAACCTTGGCCGTGACCACGGAGCGCGTGTTGTCTAGGCGTAGGTAGTATGTCCCACTCTCATATGCGTAAAACTCGTAGAGGTAGTGACCCCTGGCCACTACGTCCGCTATTACGTTGCCAGAGGGGGACCACAAGACGACTCTTACGTCGTTATTGCGGGGCAGGGGCTCGTCCCTAATAGACAAATCTACGATGACGCGGGATCCGCCCTCGGCTAGAAGTATGAGTCGTAACGCCCCCGTGGGTAGACCCTTGCATTCACCGCATAGACGTGCACGCTGGGGGTGCAAGCGGGAGAAGGCCACCACACACCTCCCCCACCTCCGCCACCACGTCCACCAATGGCGGAGAAAAACGAGAAAAACAGTACGACTGCTACAATAATTGCAAAGACGACTCCTTACTTCACGTCAATTTTTAAAAAATGGGGCTAAAATGTCATATGGCGAAGTGGCTGGCGGTGTTGCTTCTCGCCACGTTGCTTGTGGCGGCTCAGCCCCTCGCGGAGATTCTCAAGCTTAAAGTAGAGCCCTTACCCTGTCTGCTAAACTCAACATGTTCAGCGTATAGAGCTACAGCTCTCATAAATGCCTCAGCCAGCGGGCAGTTGGCACTTGGCGCATGGGCATTAGTAAAGGGGGAGTGGAAGGCGTTGGACTGGTGCTATCCCACGGGCTCCGGCCCCTGCACCTTTGTCATTGAGCTAAAGCCTGAGTACGAGGCCCTTGGATTCCCACTGTGGACAAACCAGCAAGGCCGGTGGGTGTGGGTGCAGAGCGTGGACATATACGGCGTTAACGCCGTGTGCACTATGGCGTATAAGTGCCCAGAGATTGACAAAGTGGAGGTGGAGAGGGGCGGGGAGCTGGGCGGGTGGAGAGTGAGAGTCTACGTCAAGTCTCCCTCGCAACGCATGAGAGTCGCGTTGGACATCGGCGGTATGTATGTGGAAAAGGAGGTGGAACAACCCTTCGCAACGGCATGTACAACGCTGAGAGTGGACTTTGGGCCATACGACTTTCCACAAGGCACTTGCGGCAGAGTTAGGGTGTATGGCGACTGTGGAATGGTCGAGAGACAAGTGTGTGCACAATCTGCGGATAGCAATGTCGTAGTTGTTAGAGTAGCCGATGTTGTAGAGGAGAAGTATGTTAAAGGGATTGGTATAGTCAAAGTAAAAGCGCCGCACGTGTTAAAAGTTGGAGAGGAATACCTAACCGAGTTTAATATTCGTGTAAACCGTGAAGAGCTCGGAAGACTCATCCAGCTCATAAAGCGCGTGTGCCAGTTGTTGTGTCAACTTCCTTGGTCAAAGCCTTTTATGCCTGAGTCGTTATGCCAAAAATGCAGCGACCTTAGTAGCTACCTTGTTCTCCACGGGGGAGTTAGAGCTTATGCAAGCGAAAGCGGAAGCGGCGGCGTTGCCCTCTTCCTAGCTCTTGGCCTTCAACAGACATATGGCACCATACCGGCTGGGCCAAACCGCTACTTAGTCTTTTCAAATATCGACGAGTTTTTTGCAATATACTACGTGGTCAAGGGCCTGCCGCCTCTCAGTTTAACAGACCTAGAGTCTAAAGGAGTCCCCATTTCGCTTAAGATAACCCCCCTGGGCCCTGAGTCGTATAGGTTAACTGGCGGCGAGGAGGAGATAACGCTCCGCTATAAGATTCAGCTAGTTCCAAACACCGAATATATGCTCAACTTCAACAACATAACCGCCGAATATAGCAAGCTACAATACTCCAACGACATCCTCTCACGAGTAGAGGCGCTATCCGCCGCCGTAGAAAGAGCAGAGGGTCAGACAGCCACTGTAACTACAACGTCCACAGCGTATGTGACGATACTTGTCACCACCACTGCTACACTCCCCATCACCACAACCAAGGAAGTGACTATGACGTCTCCCATCGTCGTCACTTCGCCCACGGTCGTCACCGTTCCCACCACAGTCACTCAAACTACGACTGAGAGACTTGTCGTTAGAGAGACAGACGCGGCGCTTTTAGCCGCAGTGGCAGTCGCGGCTTTGGCGGTGGGAGTATTAATCGGGAGGGCGAAAAAAGCGTAAGTTTTTGTCGCCCCTTTAAGTATCCGCTATAGGAGTTTTAACTCTCAACAAGTAAGCTTGGTGCAACAGGTAAGGCTACGTAACAAATTCCTGCAACTTTTCAGTTTCACCGCGGCCGAAACCGACGAGTCAGAAATTCTAACCCCAGCGGACAAACAACGCCCACATTAACAAGTTGCAAACGCCTTTTGTAAACGGGGTGAGAGACCTCTGTCTCTAGAGCGGAGAGCTGTGTAAGTACGTCGGGTACTTGTAGGATTTGGACAACCTGGTAAGCAGAAAACTAACGCAGTCGCTGAGACAGACGGCTCAGCGGGCAGAGGGGCGCCAAGGTGGGCAACTGCCTCGGCATACGCTTGCTATATAACTCCATAAAGCCCCGGCGCGGCGCCTAGGCCAGCCCACGACGCGTTGCCGTCCAGCTAGCCGACCTCAACTGCGCCCCATGTTTTTATACTTTTTGGTATATTGAAGATTATGTATCAGCCCTCTCGAGCGGTCTTCATATTCCGCAGCGCCTAGCTACATCACCGAGTAACTGTAGGCACGGGTATTTGAACTATGCGCCGGTTGCCCGCTCCAGTGGTGTCGGTGGGGTGTATAGTAAGGTTTTTAAGGGTGGCGGTTTGGGGGTTTGTGGACGCGTACCAGGTGTTTCGGGATTTCTACTACTCGCTGGGGATGCCGCTGAGGGTGGTGATTGAGTATAGGCTGAGGCGGCGTGGCGTGTCGCTTTCTGACGTCTTTTCTAAGCCGTGGCTTTTGACCAAGTACGTGGCTGAGGAGATGGGTGGCCACAACGCGGAGCTCATAGCGGCGCTCTTCGTCGAGTATGTGAGAAAGCTTGGGGTCGACGCGTCTGTGGCTTGGGAGGCGTTGAGGGGGGAGGAGGGGTGGGCTAGGTTTGTGAGCCATGTGGAGCGGCTTTGAGTTTTTTGAGGGCTTTTCTCTCCTGTACGGCCCGCCTGGCGCTGGGAAGACGTCGCTTGCCCTCTATGCGGCCTTTCGCTTGGGGGACCGTGTCCTCTACGCGGGGTTCTACGAGACTGGGGAGGCGGTGGTGTCTAAGGCGAGGGCGCTGGGCCTCGACGTGGGGAGGCTGACGGTGTTGGACTTCTTCGCTGTCTCTGACGCAGATGTGTTGTACAGCACGTTGGTTTCTAAGTACGTGGAGGTGAAGCCTGACGTGGCCATCTTGGATGGAATCAACGCCCTTCCTCAGTCTAGGGAGGCGGCCGCCTCTATATACCGCATCTTTAGGGGGCCTGTTATAGCCATCGGCGAGGAGTCTGTCGGGGGGTCCCACTTCGCCTACTACGCCGACTCGTTGGTGGAGGTTAGGCAGGTCTTCCACAGGGGGGCCCGCTATAGGCTTCTCCGGGTGGTGAAGACTAGGCTTAGCCCGAGCCGCGGCGCCGAGTACTTTTTCACTATCTCGCGGAGGGGGGTGCACCTCCTTAGGAGGTGGTCTCAGGGCTCGCTGGGGGGCAAGCTGGCCGCAACGCCTTCTGGCAGAAGGGCCACGTTTTCTGAGGAGGTGGTGAAGGCGCTTGTGGGCCGGGCTCCCGCCTACACGCGGCCGGGGTTGCTGGCTGGGAGCAGGGTTGGGGTGTTTCTCGAGGATCACCCGACGCCTCTCCGCTTGGCGGCTGCCTTCCTCTGCGACTACTTAGACGAGTCGAGGGTGGGCGTGGTGTCGACGTACCCGCTTATGGGCTCTTTGGCTAGGCAGGTGGGCTGTAGCGTGGAGGAGGTGGTGGTGCCCGCCGCCGTGCTTGACGACGATGCGGCTCTCCACGAGGCGTTGGACAAGGTGGGGGATGTGTCTGTGGTTGCGTTGTACGGCCTTGAGGAGGTGTTGGCCCGCTACGGCGCGAGGAGGGTGGGGTACGTCATGGACTTCTTCCAGACCTTCCTCCCCGACTCCGCCGTCTTGGCCACGTTTAGGGGAGTGGAGCCCACGCGGGCGCTTTTGGGCATGTTTAACACTGCGTGGAGGTACTACCCCGACCGCGCCGTGGTGGTCAAGTCGGCGCTTGGGTGGCCTGTGAGAGAGCTCAGGGTGGTGGAGCGGGACGGCCGCTTCTACCTGGGGTAGTTTAAGCGATAGTAAAATAAATAGGTCCCCTATCCACACTGTGGAAGATCCGAGGAAGGCAATATTGGAGATTCTTAGGCGGGAGGGCCCCGTCCCTGTCTACCGCCTCGCCAAGGCCCTGGGGCTCTCCTACGGGGCGGTGCAGTGGCACATCTTCACCTTGGAGAGGGAGGGCCTTGTGGAGACTATTAGGGTTGGGAAGAGGCGGTACGTGGCCCTTAAGACCGCCGACGTGGCGAGGACTATCAAGGTGGCCGACGCCTTGGAGGAGCTGGCCCTGACGCTGAGGGCCTACGGGGTGAGGCCGGACATGTCTCTCCAAGAGGCGATCGAGCTTCTGGAGAAGAAGGCGCCTCACATAGCCGAAATCCTCAAGCGCCTGATTACAAGGCCCTGAGGGCCTCGGCGTAAGAGCCGGCCCCACGGCTTCTCACTTCCGCCAGCCACCTCGTGACACTAGGCGCGCTCTGCGGCGTTGTGTCCCCCAGGCGCCTTGTCGTGCGACTGCTTGGCGTTTTCTGTGCGTTTGGCGCAGGGGCGATGGTGAAGGCGCCGTGGTTCATGTTCAAATTTTTATGTGGTGTACGATTTGTGAGAACTCTATTGGCATTGGTGGGCTTGGCTCTGCTCTTCCTGGGCCTCGCCTCTCTGGGGCCTGCCCCGTCTCCCTCTTCTGCCTCTGTCCTGCCTCTGCCTGGGTCGTCGCAGTTTAGCCCGCCCGTGGTCTCTGTGTCTGGGGGGCTGTACTTCAAGGCGTGGATGTACGCGAGGGGGACTGGGGGCGTCATGTATCTGCGCTGTCTTGTGTTTGACAGCTATGTCGATGGGGCGTGGAGCCGGGCGGCGGGGGACTCCTTCGCCGTGGGGGCTGGGGTAGTCACTGTGGGGAGCCCCGCCTCGTTTGGGGGCGAGGTAAACCTCTCTGCTCCTCTCATGGGCGGCTGCGTCCCCGTGGCCACGCCCTCTGTGGACGGGCTTGTGCTGGGGTCTGTCCGCGTGGTTGCGCCCGGGGCCTCCCTGGCCGCGTCTAAGGAGGGCCTCTTTGTGGTAGCCACAGGCGGCTCCGTGGGCAGGGCGGCGTCGTACTACGGCCCCGGCGCCCCCCAGCCCCCTCCCAGCGGCGTCTACTTAGAGGTTCCGCCGGGCCTTGCGCCGGTGCTTAAGTCCATAGCCGCCAACGTCACCGCCGGTTGTGCAGATGCGGCGTGTAAGGTGGCCAAGATTAAGGAGTTTCTCTCCCACTTCCGCTACGACGGCACTATGGACTCTCTCTGGCCCAGCGTCCCGCCGGGGGTAGACCCAGTCCTCTGGTTTCTGCAGGAGGGGAGGAGGGGGGTGTGTATACACTTCGCCTCTGCCTTTGTCCTCTTGGCCAGGTCGGCGGGGGTCCCCGCGAGGCTTGTGGTGGGGTATGTCTCCGATGGCCCAGTGCCGGGGGACTGGGCGTTGACGGCCTTTAGCCCCCACGCCTGGGCTGAGTACTACGTCGAGGGCGTTGGGTGGGTCGGCGTTGAGGCCACGCCGCCGGGCTCTGCCCCGCAGTCTCTCCCCGTCGTGCCTCTGCGGCCTGAGGCCGTTCAGCCTCCTCCGCCTGGCCCCTCTCTGCCTCAGCTGGCCGCGCCGCAGGTGCCGGAGGTCCCCTGGCCCGTAGTCGCTGTGGCGGCCGCGGCGGTGGGGGCCTTGGCCTACTTCTCGGCGGGTAGGAGGGCGGCCACGGTGGGAGTTGGCGAGGAGTTTTTGGTGGAGGGCCCTAGGGGGTTCCCCGTGTATGTGGGGAGGAGGCGGGTGGGGAGGGCGCCCGTCGCTGTCGTCTTTCACAGGCCGGGGCTCTACGTGGTGCGGGCTGGGCCTCTGGTGTACTTGGTCAGAGTGGTGGACTACAGGAGGGTGGCGGGGGCCCTCTTTGTGAAACTGCTGAGGCGGCTTGGCCTCCCCGCCACTACTACGCCTAGGGAGCTCGCCGCGGCTAGGCCGGAGTTGAGAGAGTTGGCGCTGGCCTTTGAGAGGGCGCTCTTCGGCCCCGCCGTGTCTAAGGGCGACGTAGAGGCGCTGAGGAGGGCGCTATGATCTACATAGCGGCTGGGCTAGCCCTCCTTCTCCTCGCCTACTACGACCCCGCCTTTAGGCCGGCGGCGTACCCCCTGGCGGCCTTCTTCCTCGGCCACGGGGTGGGGTCTCTCCTCCACAGGCGCCGGCGCCACGTGGCTGGCTACTTCTCTACCTTCCTCGGCGTCTCGGCGGCGGTCTACCTGGCGCCTCTCCCCCTGTCCCTGTTCCACAGAGCCCTCTTGGTGGGGGTGGCCTTCGGCTTCTTTCTCAACGCGGCGCGGTTTTTCACTAGGCTGAGGCGCGTCTTGGCCCCCGTCTCAATTGCCGTGACGGCGGGGTCGCTGGGGGCCTTTCTATACGCCGTTGGGGCGCCCCTCCTCCCCGTGGCCGCGTGGGGGGTTGGGGCCGGCGCGGCGGCCGCCTCTGCGCTGGGGCTGGCGGGGGGCAGGCGGGGGAGGTTTTTCGCCAGGCGGACTGCCCTCTTCGGCGTCCTCGGGGGCCTGCTGGGGGTCCTCTACCAAGTCTCGGCGCTGGTGGGCGGCCTCCAGCTCTTTGCCTCAGTGGCCGCGGCGGCGGTGGCCTCGCTCCTACTTCTCGGCACAGAGGCGAAGTGGCCTAGGCCGAGGCTTTACGACGACGCGGACGTCCTCGCGGCTAAGCGAGTGGAGGCCAGGTTTGTGAAAACTGGCGACGTGGCCCTCCTCGCGGCGTATGTGGCATACCACTTGGCCAAGGCTGGTGTAGAGGAGGGGCGTGTGGTGGAGGTGGTGAGGGCGGCCTTGTCTTATCGGGACTGGGAGCCGTCTCCCTTTGCCCCGCCGCTTGTGGCTAAGCTCGTGGAGAGGGCCAATAGGAGGAGGAGGGAGAGGCACTTGAGGAAGGTGGAGGCCTTGCTAAGGCGCTATCTGTAGGGGATGGGGGTCTTAGCCACCACTTCTTCCACTAGGCTGCGGGGGTCGCCGTCTCTTGGGGATATTCTGTGGCTGAGCACCGCCGCGGCGGCCTTTTTCACGTCGTCTGGGACCACGTAGTTTCTCCCGTCGAGGAGGGCCAGTGCCCTGGCCATTTTGACGAGGGCGATGGAGCCCCTGGGGCTTGGGCCGTAAGCGTTTAGGGGGTGGGACCTCAGCGCCTGGACTATCTTCACCACGTACTTCAACACTGCGTCATCTACGTACACCTCCTCGGCCCTCCGCATCCAGCTTAGCAGCTCCTCTCTCCCCACCACGGGGGTCACATACGCCGTGGGGTCGTCCCTCTTCCACGCGATCCTCCTCTTGAGGATCTCCGCCTCCTCGGCCTCGCCTGGGTAGCCCACTGAGAGCTGGATCAGGAAGCGGTCTAGCTGGGCCTCTGGCAGGGGGTAGACGCCGCGGTGTTCCACGGGGTTCTGCGTGGCGAGGACTATGAAGGGCTCCTCCAGCTTGTAGGTCACTCCGTCCACTGTCACTTGGCGCTCCTCCATTGCCTCAAGGAGCGCCGCTTGGGTCTTGGGCGGGGCGCGGTTTATCTCGTCGGCCAGGAGGACGTTGGTGAAGACGGGGCCTTTGACGAACTCGAAGCGGCCCTCGTGGGGGCGCCAGACGTTTACCCCCACCACGTCGCTTGGGAGCATGTCAGGCGTAAACTGGATGCGCTTGAAGGAGAGGCCGAGCGACTTGGCCAACAGCTTGGCCAAGGTGGTCTTGCCCAGCCCGGGCGGGTCTGTGAAGAGGACGTGGCCCTGGGCCACCACCGCCGCGAGCAAGAGCTCTAGGACATCCCGCCTTGCCACGTAGAACTGCGACAGCACCTCCAGCACCTTTCTCACGGCGGTGGGTAAAAAGCTATTTAAAAAAGGTAGTTTGTGAAGCCCCTCCTCGCCACAGCCGCAATACTCCTCGCCACGGGCCTGGCCTTGGGGAACGGCGATGTGGCCCTCCTGGCCGCGGTGCCCCTCGCCTCTTACGCAGTAAACGCGTTGCTCCCGCCCCCGCGGATAGCCGTGGCTAAGAGGAGGGAGGGGAGCTACGTGGAGGTGTACATCCAGGGGGACAGACTGCCGGGCGTCTTGTACATATACGACGCCGCGCCGTTGGACGCGCCCGGCGGGCCCCGCAGATGGGCACTATTCAAGCCACCTCTTAAAAGGA contains:
- a CDS encoding helix-turn-helix domain-containing protein, with the translated sequence MEDPRKAILEILRREGPVPVYRLAKALGLSYGAVQWHIFTLEREGLVETIRVGKRRYVALKTADVARTIKVADALEELALTLRAYGVRPDMSLQEAIELLEKKAPHIAEILKRLITRP
- a CDS encoding RAD55 family ATPase translates to MSELAEVVREGLTLIYGPPGAGKTSIAMRLADTVGNRVMWISTTEGPNFLTLAAKRVGASPEKFAFLDFPRAFREDIAKYVLEHAHEYDAVVVDSVNGLASSIPSLEKLAHSVFYQISRDRPVILVAEEEPRNLHYIADHVVHVWYKINSVGHLIRYFQLEKSRKRPPGPRYIFDIVEGEGIIYITMAGTRGHQEIIIDDKLGVEVPLKSTICLGAPSVKKVVKILSNIKDEAIFLQIGPWTSYRGLEIKSDQEVVVSTFHTFFELWNRLERRELPNVRYLVVSGLLNLSEDEIYDYFYILYAFQDYVDFLVIVNIGSSEELEKLEKYCAESVRF
- a CDS encoding AAA family ATPase, with protein sequence MRKVLEVLSQFYVARRDVLELLLAAVVAQGHVLFTDPPGLGKTTLAKLLAKSLGLSFKRIQFTPDMLPSDVVGVNVWRPHEGRFEFVKGPVFTNVLLADEINRAPPKTQAALLEAMEERQVTVDGVTYKLEEPFIVLATQNPVEHRGVYPLPEAQLDRFLIQLSVGYPGEAEEAEILKRRIAWKRDDPTAYVTPVVGREELLSWMRRAEEVYVDDAVLKYVVKIVQALRSHPLNAYGPSPRGSIALVKMARALALLDGRNYVVPDDVKKAAAAVLSHRISPRDGDPRSLVEEVVAKTPIPYR
- a CDS encoding TatD family hydrolase, which translates into the protein MVFDNHAHANEVAGLGAVEVVRRFKAAGGIGIVFVSLLTWSIGGRPGDRDWVARLYDHTVGNVGVARGAGLVSGAVVGVHPAECVRLLEAGWGAGEVEEFMRWAVDLAARYVEEGRAVGLGEFGRPHWPVERGVVELCNRVLLYVLERARDVGAVVHLHLERSGAATVASVAELVKRAGTRPERVVMHHIEGALAGYAWSRGLSPSVPLGRRGEFEEALRAGPVFVVESDYIDDRSRPGAVIPPWTLVSKLRQYVQRGVLSVDDLYKISVENVRRIYGDRLPLDNVEIKI
- a CDS encoding DUF4129 domain-containing transglutaminase family protein; amino-acid sequence: MRTLLALVGLALLFLGLASLGPAPSPSSASVLPLPGSSQFSPPVVSVSGGLYFKAWMYARGTGGVMYLRCLVFDSYVDGAWSRAAGDSFAVGAGVVTVGSPASFGGEVNLSAPLMGGCVPVATPSVDGLVLGSVRVVAPGASLAASKEGLFVVATGGSVGRAASYYGPGAPQPPPSGVYLEVPPGLAPVLKSIAANVTAGCADAACKVAKIKEFLSHFRYDGTMDSLWPSVPPGVDPVLWFLQEGRRGVCIHFASAFVLLARSAGVPARLVVGYVSDGPVPGDWALTAFSPHAWAEYYVEGVGWVGVEATPPGSAPQSLPVVPLRPEAVQPPPPGPSLPQLAAPQVPEVPWPVVAVAAAAVGALAYFSAGRRAATVGVGEEFLVEGPRGFPVYVGRRRVGRAPVAVVFHRPGLYVVRAGPLVYLVRVVDYRRVAGALFVKLLRRLGLPATTTPRELAAARPELRELALAFERALFGPAVSKGDVEALRRAL
- a CDS encoding RAD55 family ATPase; this encodes MWSGFEFFEGFSLLYGPPGAGKTSLALYAAFRLGDRVLYAGFYETGEAVVSKARALGLDVGRLTVLDFFAVSDADVLYSTLVSKYVEVKPDVAILDGINALPQSREAAASIYRIFRGPVIAIGEESVGGSHFAYYADSLVEVRQVFHRGARYRLLRVVKTRLSPSRGAEYFFTISRRGVHLLRRWSQGSLGGKLAATPSGRRATFSEEVVKALVGRAPAYTRPGLLAGSRVGVFLEDHPTPLRLAAAFLCDYLDESRVGVVSTYPLMGSLARQVGCSVEEVVVPAAVLDDDAALHEALDKVGDVSVVALYGLEEVLARYGARRVGYVMDFFQTFLPDSAVLATFRGVEPTRALLGMFNTAWRYYPDRAVVVKSALGWPVRELRVVERDGRFYLG